The Pseudomonas pergaminensis nucleotide sequence AAAGTCATCATTGGCGACGGCCTCAAGGGCGGCGAAAAAGTCGTGGTGGCCGGCGGGCAATTGCTGCACCCCGGCATGCTGGTCGAGATCGCCCAGCAAGGAGCCCAACCATGAAGCGCCTGACGGGGATACTCGCCGCCAGCCTGTTGCTGGTGGCCTGCTCCAAGGAAGAACCGCCGCCCGAGCCTGTGCGCCCGGTGCTGTCCATGGAAGTGACGTCCGAGGACCAGGAAAACCTTGGCCGCTTCGCTGGCACCATCCAGGCCCGCTATGAAAGTAACCTGGGCTTTCGCGTGCCTGGTCGCATTGCCCGGCGCGCCGTGGATGTGGGCGCCGAGGTGGAGAAGGGCGCCTTGCTCGCCGTCCTCGATCCCACCGACCAGCAGAACCAATTGCGCTCGGCCCAGGGCGACCTGGCCCGCGTGCAAGCGCAATACATCAACGCCCAGGCCAACGCCCGCCGCCAACAGGAGCTGTTCAACCGTGGCGTTGGCGCCCAGGCCCAGCTGGATATTGCCCAGACCGACCTGAAGACCACCCAGGCGTCCCTCGACCAGGCCCAGGCCTCGGTCAATCAAGCCAAGGACCAGCTCAACTACGCCGAACTGCGCACCGACCACGCGGGCATCGTCACCGCCTGGAATGCCGAGGCCGGCCAGGTGGTCAGCGCCGGCCAGCAAGTGGTGACCCTGGCCCGCCCGGATATCAAGGAAGCGGTGATCGATCTGCCGGCCGGCCTTGCCGAGCGCCTGCCGCCAGACGTGGTGTTCCTGGTCGCCGGGCAGCTTGACCCTAGCGTGCACACCACCGCCATCGTGCGCGAGATCGAGCCCCAGGCCCAAAGCGCCACGCGCACTCGCCGAGCACGCCTGACCCTGGCCGAAACGCCGCCCGCGTTCCGCCTGGGCACGGCGATCAGCGTGACCTTGAGCACCGCCATCGCGCCCCGCATCGAACTGCCCCTGAGCGCCTTGCAGGAGGTCGACGGCAAGACCCGGATCTGGCTGCTCGATACCCAGAACCAGACCGTGCAACCGCGCGACGTCAGCGTGATCAGCCGTGACGCCCACAGCGCCATGCTCAGTGGTGGCGTCAAACCCGGCGAACGCATCGTCACCGCCGGCGTGAACAGCCTGAAACCCGGGCAAAAAGTCAAAATCGACGAGGACAGCCCGCGATGAAAGGGAGCTTCAACTTATCCGACTGGGCCCTCAAGCATCAGTCCTTCGTCTGGTACCTGATGTTCGTCGCGCTGCTGATGGGCGTGTTCTCCTACATGAACCTGGGCCGCGAGGAAGACCCTTCGTTCACCATCAAGACCATGGTGATCCAGACCCGCTGGCCGGGTGCAACCCAGGAAGAAACG carries:
- a CDS encoding efflux RND transporter periplasmic adaptor subunit, translated to MKRLTGILAASLLLVACSKEEPPPEPVRPVLSMEVTSEDQENLGRFAGTIQARYESNLGFRVPGRIARRAVDVGAEVEKGALLAVLDPTDQQNQLRSAQGDLARVQAQYINAQANARRQQELFNRGVGAQAQLDIAQTDLKTTQASLDQAQASVNQAKDQLNYAELRTDHAGIVTAWNAEAGQVVSAGQQVVTLARPDIKEAVIDLPAGLAERLPPDVVFLVAGQLDPSVHTTAIVREIEPQAQSATRTRRARLTLAETPPAFRLGTAISVTLSTAIAPRIELPLSALQEVDGKTRIWLLDTQNQTVQPRDVSVISRDAHSAMLSGGVKPGERIVTAGVNSLKPGQKVKIDEDSPR